In one Thermodesulfobium acidiphilum genomic region, the following are encoded:
- the rpsS gene encoding 30S ribosomal protein S19, whose amino-acid sequence MGRSSKKGPYVHPKLLKKVDEMNKTGEKKVIKVWSRSSVIIPEMVGHTFAVHNGKKHVPIYLTEAMVGHRLGEFVPTRTFKGHPGHSVAERS is encoded by the coding sequence ATGGGACGTTCAAGTAAAAAGGGTCCTTATGTCCACCCAAAGCTTTTAAAGAAAGTGGATGAAATGAACAAAACAGGAGAAAAAAAGGTTATAAAAGTATGGTCTAGATCTTCTGTTATTATTCCAGAAATGGTTGGCCACACTTTTGCAGTTCATAATGGAAAGAAACACGTTCCAATTTATCTGACTGAGGCTATGGTTGGCCACCGTTTGGGAGAATTTGTCCCAACGAGAACTTTTAAAGGCCATCCTGGTCATAGTGTAGCAGAGCGTTCTTGA
- the rplV gene encoding 50S ribosomal protein L22, with protein MEVRAVSKYVRISPKKVQEIIHLLPGKQVDVALNSLSVMPHKAARILYKVTKSAIANAENNFNLDRKDLIVSKAFADKGPSMKRFTPRAYGRAFPILKRTSHITIVVATAESKQKGGKQ; from the coding sequence ATGGAAGTTCGAGCTGTATCAAAATATGTTCGAATATCACCGAAGAAGGTACAGGAAATTATTCATTTGCTTCCTGGCAAGCAGGTTGACGTTGCTTTGAATAGTTTGAGCGTTATGCCACATAAGGCTGCACGTATTCTTTATAAGGTTACGAAATCTGCTATAGCAAATGCAGAGAATAATTTCAATCTGGATAGAAAGGATTTAATTGTTTCTAAAGCTTTTGCCGATAAAGGGCCAAGCATGAAACGATTTACTCCAAGGGCATATGGACGTGCTTTTCCAATATTGAAAAGGACTTCTCATATAACTATAGTAGTTGCTACTGCTGAATCTAAACAAAAAGGAGGCAAACAATAA
- the rpsC gene encoding 30S ribosomal protein S3, with protein MGQKVHPNGLRVGITKDHITHWFAPKSSFSSDLVQDFKIRQFIKKELSSAFVSKVLIDRRGSKGQERIKVIVRTARPGMVIGRGGQGREVLRKKLVDEFNSNIEVDVEDIPVPDLDAQLIAENVASQIEKRVTFRRAMKQAIFRARRSGAKGIKIMVGGRLGGAEVARSEWLREGRVPLQTLRADIDYGFAEAHTIYGIIGVKVWLYVNDFAEYAKFASPIIPVPASVKHENLPLEEGEISHDDA; from the coding sequence GTGGGTCAAAAAGTACATCCAAATGGATTAAGAGTTGGAATAACAAAGGATCATATTACACATTGGTTTGCCCCGAAATCAAGTTTTAGTTCTGATCTTGTGCAAGATTTTAAAATAAGACAATTTATAAAAAAAGAACTTAGCTCTGCTTTTGTTTCTAAAGTGTTGATCGATAGAAGAGGTTCTAAGGGTCAAGAAAGGATAAAAGTAATAGTAAGAACGGCAAGACCAGGTATGGTAATTGGTCGTGGAGGACAGGGCAGGGAAGTATTAAGGAAAAAACTTGTTGACGAATTTAATTCTAATATAGAAGTTGACGTGGAAGATATTCCAGTACCAGATCTTGATGCACAGCTAATTGCTGAAAATGTAGCTTCACAAATAGAAAAACGTGTAACTTTTCGAAGGGCAATGAAACAGGCTATTTTTAGAGCAAGGCGTTCTGGTGCCAAAGGAATAAAAATAATGGTAGGCGGTAGATTAGGCGGAGCTGAAGTGGCAAGAAGTGAATGGCTTAGAGAAGGAAGAGTGCCCCTTCAGACGCTAAGGGCTGATATAGATTATGGTTTTGCCGAGGCGCATACCATATATGGCATAATCGGAGTTAAGGTTTGGCTTTATGTTAACGATTTTGCTGAATATGCAAAATTTGCCTCGCCTATAATACCTGTTCCTGCAAGTGTAAAGCATGAGAATTTGCCCTTAGAGGAAGGAGAAATTAGCCATGATGATGCCTAA
- the rplP gene encoding 50S ribosomal protein L16, with translation MMMPKRTKWRKPHLFHPRRMAKRGTTLLHGDYGLVALEGGFITANQIEATRRVLARSFKKVGKVWIRIFPQLAVTSKPEEVRMGGGKGSPETWVAVVDPGKVMFEVGGGVEPSVAKEALKQAQYKLSIRTKIIEADKGGDNS, from the coding sequence ATGATGATGCCTAAAAGGACAAAATGGAGAAAGCCTCATCTTTTCCACCCTAGAAGAATGGCTAAAAGAGGGACGACACTATTGCACGGTGATTATGGTTTGGTTGCTTTAGAAGGTGGATTTATTACTGCAAACCAGATTGAGGCGACTCGTAGGGTTTTAGCTAGAAGTTTTAAAAAGGTAGGTAAGGTTTGGATTAGAATATTTCCTCAGTTGGCGGTTACCTCTAAGCCAGAAGAAGTCAGGATGGGCGGAGGAAAGGGATCTCCTGAAACCTGGGTAGCTGTAGTGGACCCTGGAAAAGTTATGTTTGAAGTAGGTGGAGGAGTTGAGCCATCTGTTGCAAAAGAAGCCCTTAAACAAGCACAATACAAGTTATCTATAAGGACTAAGATTATTGAGGCAGATAAAGGTGGTGACAACTCATGA
- the rpmC gene encoding 50S ribosomal protein L29 — MSYKESEEIKELSAMDIETLEKKLLEARRELFNFRFQQATRQLTSTSKIKDIKIRIARILTLLAEKKRGVR, encoded by the coding sequence ATGAGCTATAAAGAATCTGAAGAAATTAAAGAACTCTCTGCTATGGATATTGAGACTTTGGAGAAAAAACTTTTAGAAGCCAGACGTGAGTTGTTTAACTTTAGATTTCAACAGGCAACCAGACAATTGACCAGCACTTCTAAGATTAAGGATATAAAAATAAGAATTGCAAGGATTTTAACCCTCTTGGCCGAAAAGAAAAGAGGTGTCAGATAA
- the rpsQ gene encoding 30S ribosomal protein S17: protein MKKRLKGEVISDKMDKTVIVRVIENEKHPLYKKTIKVFAKFKAHDELNACKVGDTVVIEECRPISKEKNWRVVEIVSSKEESDDALRSIET from the coding sequence ATGAAGAAACGCTTAAAAGGTGAAGTAATTTCGGATAAAATGGACAAAACTGTAATTGTAAGAGTAATTGAAAATGAGAAGCACCCACTTTATAAGAAAACAATTAAGGTATTTGCTAAATTTAAAGCACACGATGAGCTTAATGCTTGTAAAGTTGGAGATACAGTCGTAATAGAGGAATGTAGGCCAATCAGTAAAGAAAAGAATTGGCGTGTCGTAGAAATTGTTTCGAGCAAGGAGGAAAGTGACGATGCTTTGCGTTCAATCGAGACTTAA
- the rplN gene encoding 50S ribosomal protein L14, translated as MLCVQSRLNVADNTGAKKVMIIRIMGKSLGKYAGVGDVVVAVVKVAQPHGMVKKSDIVKAVIVRTHKEIKRPDGSIIRFDDNAAVIIDNQGNPRGTRVFGPVARELRDKNFMKIISLAPEVL; from the coding sequence ATGCTTTGCGTTCAATCGAGACTTAATGTAGCTGATAATACAGGTGCCAAGAAGGTTATGATTATAAGAATTATGGGAAAGAGTTTAGGGAAATATGCTGGAGTAGGTGATGTAGTAGTTGCTGTAGTAAAAGTGGCTCAACCTCATGGTATGGTTAAAAAGTCGGATATTGTTAAGGCTGTTATTGTAAGGACTCATAAAGAAATCAAAAGGCCTGATGGTTCCATAATAAGATTTGACGACAATGCCGCTGTAATAATAGATAATCAAGGAAATCCCCGAGGCACTAGAGTATTCGGTCCTGTAGCAAGAGAGCTAAGAGACAAAAACTTTATGAAAATTATATCTTTGGCTCCGGAGGTTTTATGA
- the rplX gene encoding 50S ribosomal protein L24, translated as MKNKLVEKSKLNVIKDDNVLIISGKDKGKQGKIIKSIPDKKMVIVEGANIVTRHTKPSAKGRGGIQKIPAPLSVSKVMLICPKCKKPTRVKHKIDSEGKKHRYCSHCNEVFD; from the coding sequence ATGAAAAACAAATTAGTTGAAAAGAGTAAATTAAACGTAATAAAGGACGATAACGTTTTAATAATATCTGGCAAAGATAAAGGTAAGCAGGGTAAGATTATCAAATCTATACCAGATAAAAAGATGGTAATTGTAGAAGGAGCAAATATTGTAACGAGGCATACAAAACCCAGTGCAAAGGGACGTGGCGGAATTCAAAAGATTCCAGCTCCTCTTTCTGTTTCTAAGGTTATGTTGATTTGCCCTAAGTGCAAGAAACCAACAAGGGTCAAACATAAGATTGATTCTGAGGGCAAGAAGCATCGTTACTGTTCGCATTGTAATGAAGTGTTTGATTAG
- the rplE gene encoding 50S ribosomal protein L5, protein MKARLKELYDSKVIPYLKDKFSYKNVMEVPKPVKVVINIGLGEAVQNAKAVDAATEDLRVISGQKPIIRRAKKSIAAFKIRQGMPIGLKVTLRGQRMYYFLDKLFNVALPRIRDFKGFSDDHFDGRGNITIGLSEQLVFPEIEYDKIDKVRGMNVTIVTTAKTDKEAKELLGALGFPFRKN, encoded by the coding sequence ATGAAAGCAAGGTTAAAAGAATTATACGATTCTAAAGTAATACCTTATTTAAAGGATAAATTTTCATATAAAAATGTTATGGAAGTGCCAAAGCCTGTGAAGGTAGTTATTAATATCGGTTTAGGTGAAGCTGTTCAAAACGCTAAAGCGGTAGATGCTGCTACAGAAGACCTTAGAGTGATTAGTGGTCAAAAACCTATAATCAGAAGGGCAAAGAAGTCTATTGCTGCCTTCAAAATTAGGCAGGGAATGCCTATTGGACTAAAGGTAACTTTGCGCGGGCAAAGGATGTACTACTTTCTTGACAAGCTATTTAACGTTGCACTTCCAAGGATAAGAGACTTTAAAGGGTTTTCTGACGATCACTTTGATGGCAGAGGAAACATAACAATAGGTTTAAGCGAACAGCTTGTTTTTCCTGAAATAGAATATGATAAGATTGATAAGGTTAGAGGAATGAACGTTACTATTGTAACAACAGCAAAAACTGATAAAGAAGCCAAAGAATTGCTGGGTGCTCTTGGCTTTCCATTCAGAAAAAATTGA
- a CDS encoding type Z 30S ribosomal protein S14, with protein sequence MARKGLLETWKKPPKFSSRQKNRCLLCGRPHAYYRKFGLCRICLRKLAYEGVIPGLRKASW encoded by the coding sequence TTGGCACGAAAAGGTTTGTTAGAAACATGGAAAAAACCACCAAAATTTTCTTCGCGACAAAAGAATCGTTGCCTTTTATGTGGAAGACCACATGCATATTATCGTAAATTTGGTTTGTGCAGAATTTGTTTGAGAAAGTTGGCTTATGAAGGTGTAATACCTGGTCTTAGGAAAGCGAGCTGGTAA
- the rpsH gene encoding 30S ribosomal protein S8 has protein sequence MHTDPISDMLIRLKNANNAKQDVFTLPASKEKESILQILKQENFIEDFERIKSNPQDILRVKLKYINGKRVIRDVKKVSKPGLRIYVGKNDIPRVLGGFGIAILSTPKGIMSDHMARKEGIGGELLCMVW, from the coding sequence ATGCATACTGATCCGATATCTGATATGTTAATAAGGCTAAAAAATGCTAATAATGCTAAACAGGACGTTTTTACACTTCCTGCTTCTAAAGAGAAAGAATCAATATTACAAATCCTGAAGCAGGAAAACTTTATTGAAGATTTTGAAAGAATTAAATCTAATCCACAAGATATTTTAAGAGTAAAACTTAAATATATCAACGGAAAAAGAGTTATTAGAGATGTTAAAAAGGTTAGCAAGCCTGGGCTCAGAATTTATGTAGGGAAAAACGACATTCCAAGAGTTTTGGGCGGTTTTGGTATAGCAATTCTCTCAACTCCTAAGGGCATAATGAGCGATCATATGGCTAGAAAAGAGGGAATTGGAGGAGAATTGCTGTGTATGGTCTGGTAA
- the rplF gene encoding 50S ribosomal protein L6, with the protein MSRIGKKPITIPKGVNVDLDVNLIKIKGPLGELTQVLPPEIDVKISDNKIEVQRKSDSKRARAFHGLFRTLIANMVTGVSEGFKKGLELVGTGYRAQLQGNKLVMQLRHSHPVEFVPPQEIKFELEGNNKIWVKGISKELVGQIAANVRKSLPPDSYKGKGIRYIGEILHLKPGKAGTKK; encoded by the coding sequence TTGTCTCGAATAGGGAAAAAACCTATAACGATCCCAAAAGGAGTAAATGTTGATTTAGACGTAAATCTGATAAAGATAAAAGGACCATTAGGAGAACTAACCCAGGTTTTGCCACCAGAAATAGATGTAAAGATTTCTGATAACAAGATAGAAGTTCAAAGGAAAAGCGACTCTAAAAGAGCGAGGGCTTTTCATGGGTTGTTTAGAACTCTAATTGCAAATATGGTTACAGGCGTTTCTGAGGGATTCAAAAAAGGACTTGAATTAGTAGGAACTGGTTATAGAGCACAGTTACAAGGCAACAAACTTGTAATGCAGTTGAGACATTCTCATCCTGTGGAATTTGTTCCGCCTCAAGAGATTAAATTCGAGCTGGAAGGGAACAATAAGATCTGGGTGAAGGGCATTAGTAAAGAGCTTGTAGGTCAAATTGCTGCAAATGTACGTAAATCACTTCCTCCTGATTCTTATAAAGGCAAGGGTATTCGTTATATAGGTGAAATCTTGCATCTCAAACCTGGAAAAGCTGGAACAAAGAAGTAG
- the rplR gene encoding 50S ribosomal protein L18, whose amino-acid sequence MIKEKTRLEGRKIRQKRTRKKVFGTKERPRLCIFRSLNHIYAQIIDDTEGKTLAYASSLDPEIRNSLSGNKKDKSKAVGFLIAKRALEKGIDKVVFDRAGYKYHGRVAILAEAAREAGLKF is encoded by the coding sequence GTGATAAAAGAGAAAACAAGATTAGAAGGTAGAAAAATAAGACAAAAGAGAACTAGAAAGAAGGTTTTTGGCACCAAGGAGAGACCTAGACTCTGTATCTTTAGGAGTTTGAATCACATTTATGCACAGATTATTGATGATACAGAAGGCAAAACTCTTGCATATGCATCTTCATTAGACCCTGAGATCAGAAATTCTTTATCTGGTAATAAGAAAGATAAATCAAAAGCTGTTGGTTTTCTTATTGCTAAAAGAGCTCTTGAAAAGGGAATAGATAAAGTAGTTTTTGATAGAGCAGGGTATAAATACCATGGTCGCGTGGCAATCCTGGCAGAAGCTGCAAGAGAAGCTGGATTAAAGTTCTAA
- the rpsE gene encoding 30S ribosomal protein S5: MLNKSQHSLEDVTLQERVIEVRRVARVVAGGKRLRFRVIVIVGNGEGKVGVGIGKAQEVPSAVRKAVEKAKKNLIDVPMRGDTIPVFVQSKFGSSNVILRPAVPGTGIIAGTTVRAILELAGYKDVLTKVIGSTNALNTVLATIKGLQEINNSILLSKMRKGVVSND; the protein is encoded by the coding sequence ATGTTAAATAAATCTCAACACTCTTTGGAAGACGTTACTCTTCAAGAGCGTGTTATTGAAGTAAGAAGAGTAGCCAGAGTAGTTGCAGGCGGTAAAAGGTTAAGATTTAGAGTAATTGTAATAGTAGGCAATGGCGAAGGTAAAGTTGGAGTTGGAATTGGAAAAGCTCAAGAAGTGCCTTCGGCTGTTAGAAAAGCTGTCGAAAAAGCGAAGAAAAATCTTATAGACGTTCCTATGAGAGGTGATACTATACCTGTTTTTGTTCAGTCTAAATTTGGATCTTCCAATGTAATATTAAGACCTGCTGTTCCTGGAACTGGAATTATTGCTGGCACAACTGTTCGTGCAATACTTGAATTGGCCGGATATAAAGACGTGCTCACAAAAGTAATCGGATCTACTAATGCTCTTAATACTGTTTTGGCTACAATAAAAGGCTTGCAGGAAATTAATAATTCTATTCTCCTTTCAAAGATGAGGAAGGGAGTGGTTAGTAATGATTAG